The Lathyrus oleraceus cultivar Zhongwan6 chromosome 5, CAAS_Psat_ZW6_1.0, whole genome shotgun sequence genome includes the window AACAACAATCCCATAAAATCTGGAAAAGATAACCTAACAAGTTATCTCAAgacctaaaaattcatcatatatATCAAAAACAGATTAACAGTAGGACACGGTTTTTGGAATCCAAGGACAAGaaatcaaaataatttttaaacattAAACACATCACACTCAAAGAAACAAAAACAGCATCCAATAGAAGAACATTCAAAAGGAAGAAGAAAGAACAGAAAGAGACGGAGAGAGATTTAGAAGGGAAGAAGAACTTATCTAAATAGCAACGAAAAGCTCACGTCGTCGGACGCAACTCAGACCAAGTAGTTCTCTTCTTTCCTTTCCTCACTTGAAATCCATATGCCTTTTGTCCGTCACTGCAAATCAAACAAAACCCCTTTATTAATTTCTCAAAATCATGACTATAGAAGTTTTAACTTCAAAACTTAGGGTTAGGTTTTCCAACTGTTTGCCTATTTTTGTTTAGGTTTTTGATTTGTGGTTAGGATAAGTTAGGGTTTTTGTTGGGGGCGTGGGAGTTTATTagagttagggtttaggttggTGTTTTCTTTTGGAGCGCCGATCCGGTTGATTGAAGTGGATTTTGGAAGAAAGGAGGTCGGATTTGGGTTCAGAGGCCAAAAATAAGTAGGGTTTGTGTTCAGAGATTTGAGTTTTGGGGTGGCGGTCGTTGGAGAAGAAGGCGGCGCCACCACGGTTGGCCGGctgccaccgtcttctccggcatGTGTTGGCCGTGAGTGATAACGGGAAGAAGAAGTGAGTTGTAGAGCAACTCAGGGCGTAGGAAtgaagagagagaaagagagtgAACAAATGAGGATACCTctctcattttcttttttaaatgGTGCTGAGAGAGGACGCATGTGTGCCAAGTGGCTCCGTGTGGGAAGGTCACGCctgggttgactttggtcaaccaGGCGATCCAGTGTGAGCACCCCACAATTCCTTACCACGCACTGCCCATCAGATTCCATCCCTTTGTTTGACCAAGTCAGATCAACGGATCTGACGGTCAAGAGCCTCCACACGAGGTCAACCGTTATTATTTAATCAATTATTTTAACGGTTATATATATAATTACCTAGTGATATATAATATTTAATCAATTATTTCAACCGTTATATATTTAATTACCTAGTGATATATATATTTAATCAATTATTTTAACGGTCAAGAGCCTCCATCCctttgttatatatatatattgttcTTATTATTATTAATACCTAGTGATAATtatctaattatttaattattttgttatATTATTACTATTTAATTACTTAtattatttaatcaaataatccattaattatttaattaattaataatattattattattatcatttataatttaaataattacTTATCTTTTTTAGTGGAATGTGTGTGCATTATTATTTTGTATCTACTTATTTGTACCAAGTCTTGAATGATATGGATGACGTGTTATAATTGTGAGAAGATTATGTCGATTTTACCGATTTAAAATCATTCAAACCAATTTCGAAAATAAATCACAtatttctcgattcaaagtcgagcccattttcaaaacacctttgtaagtcgatcgtttttaaaagcatcgccatcaacctcacatggcttactcttgggccttcttacaatgagacctattcggttttaattaatcgattagatgaatTATTCACTAAGTAAATTCGATTCATTCATAAAATACAAATTTTAAACCTCGGTCCGACATCGAATATTCTTTataaaagttaaattaaaatacttaatcacaattaaatactatttcattcaggaatgaaaaaggagatggttttgagttttcaacttctctccttGATTATTTAAACACAAACTCTTTTACTCGATTAATCGAACAATCATCATTTCTAATCCATTTAAGGACAAATACATCAAATTCTTTTACAATAAGAAataaaaagggagatgactttgagtcttcaatttttctcctcgactatttgaatacaagttctcttacttggttagtcaaataattgtcgttcctttacaaacctccaaaccccgattaaatcaaaatattttaacagtaagctaaatgaaaagggagttgactttgagttttcaacttcactcctcaattggtcgaatacgagttctcttacttggtcagtcgaacaattgtcatttttcggcaaacatacaacttaatcaaatcattttcttaacaaactatacgaaaaaggagatggttttgagctttcaactcctcttctcaaatgcttggatatgagttgtcttactcagtcattcaagtacttgtcgttcattttaaaatacgtcaaccatatacaaccttattttcataaatattcagatgaaacagaaaacggtctagagtcttctattccttttcccgattattaggatacaagttgtcttactcgactatccgagtgatcatcatccaaccaaaaacatctcaaccaatcaaaacatccaacatattaatccaacttgtcacctccgtgtgacctaaactcttttcaaaaagaacaccatttaatcatttctaatgcgcataacaaaccagtggttaagcctccgccgagagtagacaaaccaatgtttagcctttaggatatgatctaaacagttgttcattaaaaaacaccaaccaaccgtagttccccgaactacgaatgctctgatttccttatttaaggatacgtaggcaggagattgttgtatcttcgcgagcacactaataaaaaacctcccctttcctTTTCTAAGGTTCCCATCCATTTCAGTTTctaatattttataacccaaagataacaaacaacataaattaacactcaaatcgcaaattagaactaaaaggttcccgttgagtacaacgggcgtaaggggtgttaataccttccccttacgtaatccactcccgaacccgaatatggttgcgacgaccattattccatttttccaaaggttttatcgatattttcctatccctttattgggataaataaagttcggtggtgactctgtccgaacataaatttttccgcgaccatcgcgaggaatcatattttttcgagatgcgacaatgCCCGAAAAAGGCCCTTTTGTGGCAAAGGAATTTAAAGCTTCTCAAAGACTAGCTTCTCTCACTGCAAGTTCCATCTGATGGTATATCTGAGAGTGGGAAACCCCAAACATTATTATCAACTATGgggaatttcctaatgtaccGTTGTTAGGtactaagggttgcatcaattataaccctATGTTATCTCGAATGCAACACGGCTACTCCATGGATGGTCCTCCTGACGCAAAGGACTTACAGCCATTTGTGCTCTTTGACATGTAAGCGAGTAATCCTAATGTAAGAGTGATCAGAAAGGCTTGGTTGAAGATTGTTAGGAAGggtaaagagtttggaaaaaAAAACACTCTTGTCAAAGAACCTTACATTCGATGGGTGAAAGAAAGAgttgaggaaatccatttgccattTATCTTTAATGCTTCAGCTTTTCCTAAAAGTCCTGAGCCAAAGCCTATACTCCCTTAGGACATGGAGAAACTCACTACTAAGGTTAAAGAGCTCGAATTGGAGAATACTGAATTACGGATTCAGATGAACCAAGCTATCTTGGAAAATAAAAATTTGAAGGATGAACGTAAAGGGAAAGCCCAGGAACTTGAGGATAGTAACAAGAGAGCCAGGCTATTGGAAGACCAGAAGGACGATCTTGATCATATCCTTATAGGTTCCACATCAGTGATCCGGACCAGGAAGGAAGAGCTCAAGAAAGCTGAATATAGAATTTGTGAGTTAGGAAGAATGTTGGATAGATCTCTTATGGAAAAGAAAGAAATTAAGCTCGACTTTGAGGCACAGATCCGTGAACTGAAGGACACTCTAAAGAAATGCAAAGAAAAGTTGTCTCACGAGATACTTCAAAAGGAAGAAGTTGAAAGAAACTGTCACCATCTCAAGTACCAGTTGGAAGAAGCTAATAGGAGGTTTGCAGTTTTGGAGAGCCAAGAAGGTGATGCAGCCTACTTGCTCCTAAAGAATGATTGTGTGTATTGGAAAAGGCTGTATAGAGAGGCTAAAGCAACCTTAGATGAAGATCAACAGGTCATCAAGAAACTCCAAGAgctctatgttgaatggaatggcaAGTTCCGCAACTTAAGATTTGTTAACCTCAACATGTTGGAACTCCCAGAAAAACTCCAGGAAGTCGATTGGTGTATGTGTCCAGAAAACACGCCTCCTCAAGTTTTCAATTTTGTCAAGTTTTGCAAGAAAATGATAAAGGAGCTCACCACAGATCTTGCTACGATCATAAGAGCTGAGACGGAGCTTAAGtttacttgtacttgaatttgaattgttggtgtttaaatcttttgtatttgaatttgaatcatttgtacttgaagttaaatccttttgtattcgaatttgattttaattaatggaAGTTGTCATTTTGGGCCTCAATTATTACGTTTTATTCTTATTTAATATATTCTAACATTACTAGAATAAATAATAACGATAACTAAGAGCTTTGCACAAAATGCACCCATAACATACACTCATGTCATTCTTCAAAcaaaaaactcatttttgtgtCTTCTTCAGTTCCACACTGAGTCCTCAACACCACTACAATACCAGAGCCATCgctcgtcaaagaatggcagatcaaTAACAAGAATTGGAGAGAGTAAGCTCAGAACTTGAAGACCTACTAGGAAACATGGGTCAAGTCATGGAGATACTACAAGTCATTAAGGCCAAGTTGGACACCCAAACGACGGTCGTTTCAGAAATCACCAGCCCGacgattgaaccccaacctgcgaGGATAGTGTCGACCAATTGGCCAGTCTATGGTTTACCTCTCGGCTTCACACCTCCAGTTGAAGGCGCCCCTGGTTTTGTACAATCCACTCAACAGACGGTTCCTCTACCAACTATCAATGAAACTCATCCCGTGGTCCACACGTTCGTACCACCCCTTGTCCATGCACACGTGCAACCTTATTTTGAAGATCAACAACATGCTCCGGATTTTTCGGACGAAGATGATGAAAGGCATGAAGACATAAGAGGAAAGAAAGAGAATTTCCAGATTCTTGAGAAAAGGTtaagggctatggaaggtgaccaagtcTTTGGTGCTGCTGCTAGGGAGATGTGCTTAGTGTCGGGTCTTGTGATTCCCGTGAAATTCAAGACCCCAGATTTCGATAGGTACAAGGGCCACTCATGTCCTAAAagtcaccttattatgtactatcgaaaaatggtTGCGCACGTAGAGGACgataaacttatgatacattgcttccaagacagcttgaggggtgctccctctaagtggtacttaagccttgatcaaagtagaattcgttgtttccaagacttatctgatgctttcatccaacattataagtataacatggatatggccccagataggaggTAATTGCTCAGCATGTCCCTAAAAGATAACGAGTCatttaaggaatatgcacaacgATTGAGGGAAATGGCCTCACAAGTCGAACCACCCCTTGTCGAGAAGGAGTTAGtagattggttcatggatacgATAAAACCTATGTTCTATGAAAGGATGGTGAGTAGTGTATCAACAAGCTTCTCTGACTTGGTTGTCGTGGGCATAAAGGTCGAGCTTAaattgaagaatggaaaaatgataaccacctctgaaacatctggtaaTAATGTCAAAAAGTTTCCCGGAAGTTTTCAAAGAAAGAAATAGGGTGAAACAAACGTAGTGTCAACCAGTTAAAGAAGGAGTCATTCGTggaagaagcaacatcaatttGCTCAGCAACAACCAACTTATCCAGTGCAGTATATTCAACAACCGTCTGTGGTAGCAGTCACACTAAATTTCAACCAATCACAAGCTCCTGTCTATCAACCTATTCAACAAGCACCAGTATACCAGCAAGCACCCATGCCACCCGCTTATCAACAGCCAAGGGCACAGGCTCCACGTCCACAAAATcttccaaatcaaaatagggtacaaaGAGGTAGACCTCCTTTAGCTTTAACCCCTATGACGTACACTGAGTTATACCCATCGTTACTGCAGAAAGGGTTGGTGACTCCCAgacctttgggtcctccaccaaatcgTTTACCTCCATGGTATAATCAAGATGCCAATTGTCCTTTACATGAGAGTACCCATGGGCATGATTTAGAGGGATGTTATACTttaaagcatattgtgcgagaGCTGGTTGAGAAGAAGATCCTTTCATTCCGAGATGTTGGACCCAACGTAAAAAGTAACCATCTGCCGAcgcatggtgatgttaatgccattGAGGATGTTTCTGATGTTTGTATAATAAAAAATGTTGAAGATGTTAAAACTCTGTTGCCAGCACTCCATGCAAGATTGGTGGGAGCTAGTTTGATTGATACCTGTCACGACAACTGTGAAGAATGTGCCATTTATCCAAGGGGATGTAAAATGGTACGAACTGATATTCAaaacttgatggatcaaggtgttttACAAGTTTGTGGTCCTGCAACAAACAAGGAAATTTCAGTCATTGAACCCTTTTTCAATCTACCAGAACCTGTTGAGATAACTTATCAAAGAAAGgatgttgttcatccatcaccCGTGGTAGTTTGTATGCCTACCCCCTTTCCCTTTGAAAGCACCAAAGCGGTACCTTGGAAATATGACATAACTGTGGTAGAGGCAGTGGTAGATGAAGAACCCAAAGATGTTGAAGGTGAGAAAAGCTTGGAGAATGTTGACACCAATATCACTAACATCGTAGGGACGAGCAGAATGACCCGCAGCGGTCAAATTATACTCCCGATGTCAACAAAATCCCTCAAGAACCAACAAGGGAAGCTACAACTACAAATACTGCCCCAGAGTATGGAGGGGTACAGCCGGCAGTGCAATCCGATGAAGCGATTGAATTtctaaaaatgataaagaaaagcgactacaagatagtcgatcagttacatcaaacaccgtcaaaaatatctatcttATCCTTGCTTCTGAATTCCCAAGCTCATAGGGAGGATCTATTGAAAATGCTTGCTCAAGCTCATGTTGCCCAAGATATAACGGTTGGCCAATTCGATGggagtggtcgccaatatcacagcctgcaacactctaagtttcaacaatgaagagctacccagggaagggaagaatcacaaccgcaccttacatgtatccataaagtgccaagaagatgctctggctagggtcttagttgacactggatcgtccctcaatgttctaccaaagagggcgCTTGCTAAATTATCTTACCAAGGTTTGGAAATGAAACCTAGTGCACTTGTagtaaaagcatttgatggttctcaGAGGACAGTAGTTAGGGAGGTAGAGCTACCAATCCAAATCGGACCGCACGTATTCCCCgtcaatttccaagtcatggacataaatcccgcttatagctgccttttgggacgtccatggatacatgctgctgaGGCAGTGACTTCTACTTTGcatcagaaaatgaagtttgttgTCGATGAAAAGCTCGTCATTGTCTCGGGTGAAGAAGATTGTATCATTAGTCAACTCTCCTATTTCCGTTATATCGAGGCTGATGAATATGCCTTAGAGACCTATTTCCAAGcacttgaaatatccaatgccacacttgCAGAAGTAAAGGATCCTATTGAGAAAACCAGTTTGTCGTTCGCCtattgtcataccccgattttgatcctgaatttttatgaggattggttttgatccaaagtcatggtgttgtgactgtggatacatctatggtctgggtcatctgaacaaccaagtttcttgtgtttctagccACTTGCCAGTCAAGTTATTGGTTCATGGACACTTTCAAATcctaaccttatggtcttatttcatggttttgttcatacacattatcagtcaagttattttcttttcaagagtcaaacattcaagttatgattaaatcaattgtgaaaccaagttcaaatcatttttaatccatttcatgtcattttcAGCCATTACATTTGTTTCTACATAAGAAAATACAAGTCTTGACATTTTTGACCAATCGTTGACTTTGgtccacagttgactttttggtcaattttgaccaaagtcaacccaaaatTCCATCATAACCATTGATTCGATGTCCACTTACAAAGAAATCACAAGGAAAATACAATTTTGACCATTTGCCCTTGATCATCCAAACTTGGTTTAGCCTCTTGATGTAATGATTCATCCAATCTTCATGCTTGATTGTGTTTTTCTCTTGGTTTCTTCCATTGCACGTAATGCATTTTGTGCACCATGTCATTTTGGCCTTTCGGAACCATTGACCATTGGCCTTGGTTGCCCCTAATCAATGTCCAAGGAGTTCTCTAACAGTACAACCATTTTCATCCATGAAGCATGCCAAGACATGGTTTGAACTAGCTATGCATACGAGGTAAACCAACACCCTGCCAAagaaaaataacaacaacaaaatgCAACAAGCAGCTCAAAAAAAAAAACACCCAAATAGCAGTTGCTACTCCGAGTGCACCAACAGATATCTTCTTGTTCTTCCATAAGAAAACATCAGCACAAATCTGCAACCTTTCTAGATTTCCAAACACAAAGCAATAACATTCAAGGGTTGTTCACATTCCTGTCAGAAGTCTGCATAATCCATTACTACAATTGTTCCATGTTACATCAAGAATCTAAAATTTGTGTATTCTTATTACATACAATAAGCATAACATACATAACCAGCCTTTTGAAAACCAACAAGATTTTAAAACAGCAATGCCAAAGGTGGAGGAAACAGAGTTTAAAAATGGAAGCCAAGTTGGTTTCTCGCCGTCACAGTATCAACAAAGGAGTGCCTTGCCTGGTCAGAACAATCCAAATGTTCCTGCTGAAGTAAGTTCTGGTCAAGTGTCTATTGCAGGTGTTAATTCTGGCCAACCACAACAATTCAGAGGGTTTTCAGGCAGCATGCAGCAGCCTGCCCCGACAATGCAGTCACAGCAGGGTGGTTCTGATTTATTTTATCAACATGTTCCTAACTTTCAAAACCAGTTGAAACAAACCATGGACAGTTAGAGGAACTGAGTTCACTGCTGCAGAAAATGGAAGAGCATAAGGAAAACGGTTTGTGAAGCAGAAGAGCTTATATCAGAGATGGATAAGAAGGTACCTCGTCAGGTTTTGCCTGCGAACTTCACGCCAAACGCGAACAGTAACAGCTCATGCGTGTCCGTAATAAGGTCATACATTAAGCATGCCATTGCAGCAAGGTAAGTGTTGGCAGCACATCAACAACAGCCAGGTGCAATACTCATGTTGATGCTGCATATAACATGTAAACATTCCCAGCCAGCCTGAAACGGCATTCATTTGCAAAATGCATTTTAACCTGAAACGAAACTGACAGAAAATCAGATGAGATTTACTTGCAATAGCTCAATGGAGTTCCACCTGCATCATGTTTTAACAGACCCATATAAACCATCATTCAACATATAAACCATCATTTCATTAGAATTCAATTTCAACCACAAATGACTTCCAAACTCATATCAGCCAATCTAAAACCACTTTCAGCAAGGGCTTTCCATGAATTCTACACCATGAACCATTAACATGCACAGGTGAAACACAAAATCAAGCCAAATACTTCACCTGCACATTAACACCAAACTGAAATCCATCTCAAAACAACCCTGCAACATTACAAACATTATTCCAACACAGTCCAACAGCAAACAGTCATACTAACCAATACAATGCCAACATACACCAATTTCACTAACCATACATTTGCAGTAATACATAACTGCAGCATTACCAACCTAGCCAAAGCCTCTCAGATGCAGCCAGCCATCAAACCTGCCAAGATGGAATTACAAGTCAGAATGCCAATAGCCATCAAAAGTTACAGTAAATGGAGCATGAATTGAATGATACATGGTTCAGTTCCGTAAAGCAAAAAACCTGCTGCAAAATCTTGCCACAATAGAATCACAAACAGCTTACCAAAACACCCTGCCATGGACACCTCCTTATAAGTCCCTGCTCTCCTTCAAACAACATCTTTCCAAATCCTCTCCTTGCCACTATAATTTTTGTTTCTCTCCTTGTTTCTTTTGTATTTCTTTCTGTTTGAACTGTGGCCATGGCAGTTTCTGCAATTGGTTTTGAAGGTTTCGAAAAGAGGTTGGAAATATCCTTTTCTGCTCCAGGACTTTTCTCCGACCCTCAAGGAAGGGGATTAAGATCTCTCACAAAATCCCAATTGGACAAGATTCTTGCACCAGCTGAGTGCACCATTGTTTCTTCCCTTGCAAATGAGGATGTTGATTCCTATGTTCTATCTGAGTCCAGCCTTTTTGTTTATGCCTACAAATTCAACCTCAAAACCTGCAGTGCACACGACCACTTGACTAAATCCTGCCAGCAAAATCATTGTAATGTCCAAACCTGCATCAACATGAACAGAAGCAGATCAAATGTGCTAACAACAATGGACATCACAAGTAATCACAAGCATTATGTTAAGCAGAATTTGGGATTTGACAAGCCATCAATCTAAACCTACAAATTGTCATAACCTGTAACAGTTTCAATAGGTGACTAACCTAATTCCATGTAATGGCAATTCACACAAGGAACCATCAACCTTTTGAGTCCTCATTCACAAACCAACCGAATGTAGTGGCAATAGaaattcactgcagtaacacaattgaattagctggaagttacaagaaattcactgcagtaacacATAATAGCCAGTAAAGCGTTAGAATTCAAGAGTGCCCAATTTGGCATCCAGACAAAAAACGAAGAGAAAGCATGAGTGCAGTTTACCGGTTCTGATTTAGCATCAAGTAAGGCCAATCCTGACTGAGCACATGAAAAGGGGATTTGGCAGAGACCTCTTTTGATCTCCAAACCCTAAAATGCGTGGAAGATAAATAGAGAGGAGGAGAAAATCAGAAGGGGGAGGCGGAAAAATAGAGACTATAAACCCTAATCCAAAAATACAGAAGAAATCAGTGAGACGAAAATCGGTGGCTACAATTCAAAAAGAGAAAACCCtaaaagatcaagaagaagaGAAGGTAGAACAAGAAATAACAAAGCAGAACGAAGATACTTACTCTGGATACACTTTTTCGTCGGCATATCACCAAAATCGTAAGGCAGTGGTAAAATCTTCTCTCTTTCATTTCTTCCTTCAAACCTCCAAGAAGGTCGAAAATCCA containing:
- the LOC127082197 gene encoding S-adenosylmethionine decarboxylase proenzyme — protein: MAVSAIGFEGFEKRLEISFSAPGLFSDPQGRGLRSLTKSQLDKILAPAECTIVSSLANEDVDSYVLSESSLFVYAYKFNLKTCSAHDHLTKSCQQNHCNVQTCINMNRSRSNVLTTMDITSNHKHYVKQNLGFDKPSI